Proteins encoded by one window of Carassius carassius chromosome 30, fCarCar2.1, whole genome shotgun sequence:
- the LOC132110768 gene encoding elongation of very long chain fatty acids protein 6-like, giving the protein MNETGFQLSLAEYDFERHFDERFAIEWMQGNWKKSFLFGAVYVVLVFGGQHFMKERQRLDLRRVLILWSLSLAIFSIIGAVRTGCFMFYILRNSGFKQSVCDQSFYYGPISKFWACAFVLSKAPELGDTMFIVLRKQRLIFLHWYHHITVLVYSWYSYKDQVAGGGWFMTMNYTVHALMYSYYTARAAGVRVPKPCAIIITSSQIAQMAMGLAVSALVYQWMQDGDCPSYIDNIVWASLMYLSYLLLFSSFFYQTYMKGSKQATSIKKE; this is encoded by the exons ATGAATGAGACTGGATTTCAACTGTCTCTGGCTGAGTATGATTTCGAGCGTCACTTTGATGAGAGGTTTGCTATTGAGTGGATGCAGGGCAACTG GAAAAAGTCTTTTTTGTTTGGTGCTGTGTATGTAGTGCTGGTGTTTGGTGGGCAGCACTTCATGAAGGAAAGACAAAGACTTGACCTACGTAGAGTGTTAATTCTGTGGTCCCTCAGTTTGGCCATCTTTAG TATCATTGGAGCAGTGAGAACTGGGTGCTTCATGTTCTACATTCTCAGAAACAGTGGATTTAAACAGTCTGTTTGTGATCAGAGCTTCTACTATGGACCAATAAGCAAGTTCTGGGCTTGTGCCTTTGTGCTGAGCAAGGCCCCAGAGCTAG ggGACACCATGTTCATCGTCTTGCGCAAGCAGCGGCTGATCTTCCTGCACTGGTATCATCACATTACCGTGCTGGTGTACTCCTGGTATTCCTACAAAGACCAGGTTGCTGGTGGTGGCTGGTTCATGACCATGAATTACACCGTGCACGCGCTCATGTACAGCTACTACACGGCTCGAGCTGCTGGAGTCCGTGTGCCGAAACCCTGCGCCATCATCATCACTTCCTCTCAGATTGCTCAGATGGCCATGGGGCTGGCAGTAAGTGCGCTAGTGTACCAGTGGATGCAGGACGGGGATTGCCCTTCTTACATAGATAACATAGTGTGGGCTTCACTCATGTATCTCAGCTATCTGCTCCTCTTCTCCTCTTTCTTTTATCAGACTTACATGAAGGGTTCAAAACAAGCCACAAGCATAAAAAAAGAGTGA
- the LOC132110766 gene encoding uncharacterized protein LOC132110766, which translates to MAEAGHTVSFPSGDTIPSDPFVTVECSSAEVKPEDAPLKSSNEASYSSKDLKDGSQVDQQDASGHGIAETHMSDDVCLKSLSDQNKHTCSCSLTVHGEHVLSPHKDLKEHSPLSIQRGHSDSLQIFKEADASPLYCETDASFCQGRDQDVCMQSFPSLVCKQAMPLQQSNTVTTSTRAGSSGSASPTQPAKHGFIQICEVIPESTCPKFKEAVCCNTHFPNGAVEDTFAAYCHPQPIPAPAQLLPHLVGMEESYKGQVSAGNLLALPRLISSVSETGLNGKRLLHCYNLDCSWPGPFHPVGAQQWVDEKTKREVGTMTAEKELRDVGVQVGQDSEEHPQHVFPEVCLVEEKTNASGKVASKSQKSPVKEVKWDAEGMTWEVYGASVDPEELGLAIQKHLEVQIKETKGIAAKLSRQNTITSQYSSGSTQRRKKGLFGLLRRPGCCSRTTGAVD; encoded by the coding sequence ATGGCAGAGGCTGGGCACACTGTGTCATTCCCATCAGGGGACACAATCCCCTCAGACCCTTTTGTCACAGTTGAGTGCAGTTCAGCAGAGGTGAAGCCTGAAGATGCACCCCTGAAGAGCTCCAATGAAGCATCATACTCCTCAAAAGACCTCAAGGATGGCAGCCAGGTTGATCAACAAGATGCAAGTGGTCACGGTATTGCTGAGACCCACATGTCTGACGATGTGTGTTTAAAGTCACTGAGCGATCAGAATAAACATACATGTAGCTGTTCACTAACAGTGCACGGGGAACATGTCTTATCTCCTCACAAGGACCTAAAAGAGCACAGTCCGTTATCAATACAGAGAGGCCACTCAGACAGCTTGCAGATTTTTAAAGAGGCTGACGCTTCTCCTCTCTACTGTGAAACGGATGCGTCTTTTTGCCAAGGACGAGACCAGGATGTTTGTATGCAGTCATTTCCTTCTTTAGTGTGTAAACAGGCCATGCCGCTTCAGCAGAGCAATACGGTGACCACGTCCACCAGAGCAGGAAGCAGTGGATCGGCCAGCCCAACTCAACCAGCCAAACATGGCTTCATTCAGATCTGTGAAGTCATTCCAGAGTCCACCTGCCCCAAATTCAAAGAAGCTGTTTGTTGTAACACACACTTCCCCAACGGAGCTGTCGAGGACACTTTTGCGGCATATTGCCACCCGCAACCAATTCCTGCTCCGGCACAGCTGCTTCCGCACTTAGTAGGAATGGAGGAGAGCTACAAGGGCCAAGTATCAGCAGGCAACCTGCTCGCTCTCCCTCGGCTCATATCTTCCGTCAGTGAGACCGGATTGAACGGTAAGCGACTCCTTCACTGCTACAATCTGGACTGCTCTTGGCCTGGTCCGTTCCATCCAGTTGGTGCCCAACAGTGGGTGGATGAAAAGACCAAGAGGGAAGTGGGGACCATGACCGCAGAAAAAGAACTGAGAGATGTAGGAGTACAAGTGGGTCAGGACTCTGAGGAGCATCCCCAGCACGTGTTCCCAGAAGTGTGCCTGGTGGAAGAGAAGACAAACGCGAGTGGCAAAGTGGCGTCAAAGAGTCAAAAGTCTCCTGTGAAGGAGGTGAAATGGGATGCGGAGGGCATGACCTGGGAGGTGTACGGAGCCTCAGTTGATCCTGAGGAACTCGGACTTGCAATTCAGAAACATCTGGAGGTACAAATCAAAGAGACTAAGGGAATAGCGGCGAAACTCTCACGCCAGAACACGATAACATCCCAATACAGCTCAGGATCAACCCAGAGGAGAAAAAAGGGCTTGTTTGGGTTGCTGCGCCGCCCGGGCTGCTGTTCTCGCACCACAGGTGCAGTGGACTAA
- the LOC132110326 gene encoding rap1 GTPase-GDP dissociation stimulator 1-like — MLSRIELKIYLYALKRQFVDAGMPEALSEMIRILQGGSDTHDLCSIKVGSNLIVTLLLGDESMQKCFGEGTGMYQDVLSWLQSSNTELQLSGALAIVNFARNDSNCVKILELGVVPCILDLLEQDVAEGDVSVQHACLSALRNLAIPASNKVRMLENGVTERIRTLLRTDMPPVQVKLLGTLRMMVDNQEEAASVLEKDEVMLARVMEWCEAKDHAGVRGEANHLLAALIRHSRNPEVIHTVIKADGVQHLISMATSEHVVMQNEALVALAIASAIDIKAVQEPFRDSDLLPTLQKTLDDPLVAVEVKFSALGFICSLANSSQYCKITHCGTPKD; from the exons ATGTTGTCTAGAATTGAACTAAAAATATACTTGT ATGCTCTGAAACGGCAGTTTGTGGATGCAGGCATGCCCGAGGCGCTCTCTGAAATGATTCGAATTCTTCAGGGTGGCTCTGACACACATGACCTCTGCAGCATAAAAGTGGGCTCAAACCTCATTGTTACCCTCCTACTCGGAG ATGAGTCAATGCAGAAGTGTTTTGGGGAAGGGACGGGGATGTATCAGGATGTCCTCTCCTGGCTGCAGTCATCAAATACTGAGCTGCAGTTGTCAGGAGCCCTGGCCATTGTGAACTTTGCCAGAAATG ACAGCAACTGTGTAAAGATATTGGAATTAGGAGTTGTTCCTTGTATTCTGGACCTGTTGGAGCAGGATGTAGCAGAGGGAGATGTATCTGTGCAGCACGCTTGCCTCAGTGCACTTAGAAATCTTGCCATTCCAG CTTCCAATAAGGTGCGTATGTTGGAGAATGGAGTCACTGAGAGGATCAGGACCCTTTTGCGCACTGACATGCCCCCCGTCCAGGTCAAACTGCTTGGCACTTTGCGCATGATGGTGGACAACCAAG AGGAAGCAGCTTCAGTTTTAGAGAAGGATGAGGTTATGTTAGCACGGGTGATGGAGTGGTGCGAGGCTAAAGATCATGCCGGTGTCAGAGGCGAGGCCAACCATCTACTAGCAGCTCTTATAAGACACAGCCGAAACCCT GAAGTCATCCACACTGTGATTAAAGCAGACGGAGTCCAACATCTCATCTCAATGGCAACCAGTGAGCACGTCGTCATGCAGAATGAGGCTTTAGTCGCTTTGGCCATTGCCTCTGCAATAGACATTA AGGCAGTCCAAGAACCATTTCGGGATTCAGATCTCCTTCCCACCTTGCAGAAGACGCTAGATGACCCTCTTGTGGCCGTGGAGGTCAAATTCAGTGCTTTAGGCTTTATCTGCAGCCTTGCCAACTCTAGTCAGTACTgcaaaataacacactgtggaACACCCAAAGACTGA